CGGTGCCCTGCCGCTGGTGTGGCTGCGTCGACGCTGGCTTGCGAGGCGGTAGCCGTACCCCCATGGCAGTTGAAGAGAGCAAGAAGCGAAAAGGCGGGCTCAAGGAGACGTTCTTCCTGATCGCCCTGGGCGTGGGTGTGGCGCTGCTGCTGCAGGCCTTCGTCGTCAGATCCTTCTCGATCCCCTCGGAGTCGATGGAGAACACGCTCCGCATCGGCGACAGGGTGAGCGTCAACAAGCTCCACGGCGCCAGCGAGCGCGGCGACATCGTGGTGTTCAGGGGCTGGAACAACGAGGACACCATCAAGCGGGTCATCGCCGTCGGCGGCGACAAGGTCGCCTGCTGCGACGCCAAGAAACGCGTCACGGTCAACGGCATCCCGCTGGACGAGGACTACCTCTTCCCTGACGACTACCCGTCGGGGGAGGAGTTCTCCTACACCGTGCCGAAGGGAAGGCTCTGGCTCATGGGCGACCACCGCTCCGCCTCGGTCGACTCCAGGAGCCACGTGCGCGAGGCGAGCAACTGGATCTCCGAGGACCAGGTGATCGGCAGGGCCTGGGCGATCTACTGGCCGCTCTCCCACGCCACGATCCTGTCGCGTCCGGAGATCTTCGACAAGGTGCGGTGAGTCGCGGATGAGGCGTACGCTGCCTGTGTCATGTTTCGACCACGTCCTAGCGTCGTCCGGCGCGATTCCGGGCTCTACGCCTACGAGCGGGCGCTGGCGCGCAGGGGGCTGACCCCGATCGCCGGAGTCGACGAAGCGGGCAGAGGCGCCTGCGCCGGCCCCTTGGTCGTGGCCGCGGTCGTGCTCAGGCGCGAGATCCAGGGGCTGGCCGACTCCAAACTGCTGACGGCCACCGCCAGGTCCTCGCTCTTCGAGCAGATCATGGCCGCGGCAGAGGTCGGCCTGGTCGTCATTCCGCCCGCCGAGATCGACGCCAGAGGGCTGCACAAGAGCAACATCGCGGGAATGCGGCGGGCCGTGGCGCGGTTGCCGTTCGTTCCGGAGTACATCCTCACCGACGGCTTCCCGGTGCCCGGGCTGCCGGCGCCGTCACTGGCCGTGTGGAAGGGGGACCAGATCGCCGCCTGCGTCGCGGCGGCGTCCATCGTGGCGAAGGTGACGCGGGACAGGATGATGACGGAGCTGTCCTCGGTCTTTCCCGAGTACGGCTTCGACGAGCACAAGGGGTATGTGACTCCGGCCCACCGGCGGGCGCTGCGCTCGCACGGGCCGTGCCCGCACCATCGCTTCTCCTTCGTGACGGTGTCACGGACCTTCGTGGGGGACAATGGGGTTGGGGCAGGAGTTGCCTGATCAGGCTGGAGGACCGGGATGAGCGCAGAGGATCTCGAGAAGTACGAAACCGAGATGGAGCTGCAGCTTTACCGCGAATACCGTGACGTGGTCGGGCTGTTCACGTACGTCGTCGAGACGGAGCGGCGCTTCTATCTGACGAACTCGGTGGATCTCGACGTCCGGACGGCGGAGAACGGGGATGTGTTCTTCGACGTGAAGATGCAGGACGCGTGGGTGTGGGATATGTACCGGCCTGCACGGTTTGTGAAGAACGTCCGCGTGGTGACGTTCAAGGATGTGAACGTGGAGGAGCTGGCCAAGCCTGATCTGGAGATGCCCAAGGAGGGGTTCTCGGGCTGACTCTCAGACCTGGACGACGCGGACGCCGGCCTCGCCGAGCCTGGTGACCAGGTCGGGCGGCGCGGTCGAGTCCGTGACCAGCACGTTGATCTGGGCAAGCGGGGAGATCCGGGCGAACGCGCGCTTGCCGAGCTTGGAGCCGTCGGCCACGACGATCACCTGACGCGCCTTGACCTGCTGGGCAGCGTGACGGGTGCGCCGGCCGAGCACAACCGCGTGCACGGCTTCCAGCGCCGCTCCAAGGGCTACAGCGCGGGCCTCTGGACGCACAACTCCGACGGCATGGTCATCCAGTTCAACGAGGTCAGCGGCCATCCACGGCACCGCCGTACCGGCCGGCGCGACCGGCACGGTCACCGGCGATCCGCTGCTGACCGGCGACCACCGGCTGTCGAGGAGTAACCCAGACGACAAGGCCGCCACCGACGGGACCGTCTTCGCCGGTCATTCCCCTGGCCTGCAGACGTCCGGTCATCCACAACATCCAGCCCGTCATCCCCGTTATCCACAGAACCCCGCTCGGCCCCGACCGCCCACCCCCTCTCCGGAAAACTCACGCCCCGGAGGTGGTCCCATGGCATCGAAAGACGAGCTGGGCAAACAAGGCGAGCAACTCGCCATCGACTACCTGCGTGCCCAAGGCATGCAGATCCTCGACAGAAACTGGCGCTGCCGCCAAGGCGAGATCGACGTGGTAGCCGAGCACGACAAGAAGCTGATCGTCGTAGAGGTCAAGACCAGATCAGGCCGTACCCACGGCACCGCCCTGGAGGCCGTTCGCCCCGCCAAACTGGCCCGCCTGCGCATGCTCGCCGCCACATGGCTCGCCGCACAGCCCCGAAGCTTCGACTCCGTCCGAGTCGACGTCATCGCCCTCGAACAGGTCGGTGCCGACTTCGCCCTGCGCCACGTCAAGGGGGCGATCTAGATGGCGGTGGCCCGCACCCGCAGCGTCACCCTCATCGGCGTCGCGGGACGCAGCATCGAGGTCGAGGCCGACGTGGGCAGCGGCCTGGCCGGCATCCACCTGATCGGGCTACCCGACACCGCGCTGAGCGAAGCGCGCGACAGGGTGCGCTCCGCGATGGTCAACAGCCACTACCCGTGGCCCGACGCCCGCATCACCGTGAGCCTCTTCCCCGCCAGCCTGCCCAAACGCGGCAGCCAGTTCGACCTGGCCATCGCCATCGCGATCATGGGCGCGGCGGGCGCCGTCCCCGCTGATCGGATCGCCGAGCCGTTCTTCCTCGGCGAGCTCGGGCTCGACGGGCGGCTCAGAGCCGTACGCGGGGTGCTGCCCTCGGTGCTCGGCGCCATCAAGAGCGGCGGCTCGACGGTGGTCGTCCCCGCCGCCAACGCCGCCGAGGCCGCGCTGGTGCCCGACGTCACCGTGGTGCCCATCGCCGACCTGCGCCAGCTCGTGGAGTGGCTGCGTCGCGGTGACGCGCCCCCTCGCCTGCGGCTCGTGCCCGACCCGCAGCCCGGCTCTGAGCCAACTTCGGACGGCGAGGCGCTCGCTCAAGACACCGGTGCCGCGGCACAGGACACCCCGCCGACCCGAAGGCTCTCCGTCGTCGGCTCCGGTGCCGAGACCGCTCCAGGGCTCACCTTCGAGGCGGACCGTCCTCCCGTCGACCTGTCCGACGTGGTCGGCCAGCCACTCGGACGGCGGGCGCTCGAAGTCTCGGCGGCGGGCGGCCACAACCTCTGGATGCTCGGCCCACCGGGCACCGGCAAGACCCTCCTGGCCGAACGCCTGCCGACCCTGCTGCCCGACCTCGACGTCGACCAGGCGCTCGAGGTGACGGCCATCCACTCCATCGCCGGCGTCCTGCCGTCCAGCAGCCCCATGATGAGCCGGCCACCGTTCGTGAGCCCGCACCACACGGCGAGCGTCGCCTCGATCGTCGGCGGTGGCAGCAACATCGTCCGCCCTGGCGCCGTGTCCCTGGCCCACCACGGAGCCCTGTTCCTCGACGAGGCGCCCGAATTCCCCCGTCACGTGCTGGACTCTCTCCGCCAGCCGCTGGAGGCCGGCAGGGTGACCGTGTCGCGCGCCGTCGGCACGATCACCTTCCCCGCGAAGTTCATGCTCGTCCTCGCCGCGAACCCCTGCCCCTGTGCCCAGCCCGCCGGTTCGGGCGAGCGCTGTCAGTGCTCCCCTGCGGCCAGGCGCCGCTATCTGGGCAGGCTCTCGGGCCCTCTGCTCGATCGCATCGACATGAAGGTGACCATCGCCCGATCGAGCAGGCGCGAGCTCATGGCCGACCGCCGGTTCGTCGAGACCAGCAAGG
This window of the Nonomuraea africana genome carries:
- the lepB gene encoding signal peptidase I, which codes for MAVEESKKRKGGLKETFFLIALGVGVALLLQAFVVRSFSIPSESMENTLRIGDRVSVNKLHGASERGDIVVFRGWNNEDTIKRVIAVGGDKVACCDAKKRVTVNGIPLDEDYLFPDDYPSGEEFSYTVPKGRLWLMGDHRSASVDSRSHVREASNWISEDQVIGRAWAIYWPLSHATILSRPEIFDKVR
- a CDS encoding DUF2469 domain-containing protein; protein product: MSAEDLEKYETEMELQLYREYRDVVGLFTYVVETERRFYLTNSVDLDVRTAENGDVFFDVKMQDAWVWDMYRPARFVKNVRVVTFKDVNVEELAKPDLEMPKEGFSG
- a CDS encoding YifB family Mg chelatase-like AAA ATPase gives rise to the protein MAVARTRSVTLIGVAGRSIEVEADVGSGLAGIHLIGLPDTALSEARDRVRSAMVNSHYPWPDARITVSLFPASLPKRGSQFDLAIAIAIMGAAGAVPADRIAEPFFLGELGLDGRLRAVRGVLPSVLGAIKSGGSTVVVPAANAAEAALVPDVTVVPIADLRQLVEWLRRGDAPPRLRLVPDPQPGSEPTSDGEALAQDTGAAAQDTPPTRRLSVVGSGAETAPGLTFEADRPPVDLSDVVGQPLGRRALEVSAAGGHNLWMLGPPGTGKTLLAERLPTLLPDLDVDQALEVTAIHSIAGVLPSSSPMMSRPPFVSPHHTASVASIVGGGSNIVRPGAVSLAHHGALFLDEAPEFPRHVLDSLRQPLEAGRVTVSRAVGTITFPAKFMLVLAANPCPCAQPAGSGERCQCSPAARRRYLGRLSGPLLDRIDMKVTIARSSRRELMADRRFVETSKVVAERVRMARERSAKRLAATPWRTNAEIPSAALHADYRPSDAAMKPMTACLDAGSLSARGLDRVVRVAWTIADLEGKDRPDVAETSAALALWLGVA
- a CDS encoding ribonuclease HII; this encodes MFRPRPSVVRRDSGLYAYERALARRGLTPIAGVDEAGRGACAGPLVVAAVVLRREIQGLADSKLLTATARSSLFEQIMAAAEVGLVVIPPAEIDARGLHKSNIAGMRRAVARLPFVPEYILTDGFPVPGLPAPSLAVWKGDQIAACVAAASIVAKVTRDRMMTELSSVFPEYGFDEHKGYVTPAHRRALRSHGPCPHHRFSFVTVSRTFVGDNGVGAGVA
- a CDS encoding YraN family protein, which codes for MASKDELGKQGEQLAIDYLRAQGMQILDRNWRCRQGEIDVVAEHDKKLIVVEVKTRSGRTHGTALEAVRPAKLARLRMLAATWLAAQPRSFDSVRVDVIALEQVGADFALRHVKGAI